One genomic segment of Chiroxiphia lanceolata isolate bChiLan1 chromosome W unlocalized genomic scaffold, bChiLan1.pri scaffold_48_arrow_ctg1, whole genome shotgun sequence includes these proteins:
- the LOC116781509 gene encoding hydrocephalus-inducing protein homolog has protein sequence MQVTVEYHPMETGHHSTSLAVHCDRDEDTHTRLLGKAKDFNIGLDKYSLEFDKTYLTLSSYRTMVIHNRTNITAQFQWKAFATEAEEHPQKIRLSLNLSWPPQEIARLL, from the exons ATGCAAGTGACGGTGGAATATCACCCAATGGAGACCGGGCACCATTCCACATCCCTGGCAGTGCACTGCGACAGAG ATGAAGATACCCACACCAGACTTCTTGGAAAAGCTAAGGACTTCAACATCGGGCTGGACAAGTACTCTTTGGAATTTGACAAGACTTATCTCACACTGTCAAGCTACAGAACCATGGTCATCCACAACAGAACTAACATCACAGCCCAGTTCCAGTGGAAGGCTTTTGCTACTGAGGCAGAGGAGCATCCACAGAAGATCAG gcTGTCTCTCAATCTGTCTTGGCCACCCCAGGAGATAGCAAGGCTCTTGTGA